In Dromiciops gliroides isolate mDroGli1 chromosome 4, mDroGli1.pri, whole genome shotgun sequence, one DNA window encodes the following:
- the OTOP2 gene encoding proton channel OTOP2, producing MSEELVPGTKESTHPLGPTPREGWKKGGRMLSVLLSVNVLLFACTLISSGAFNKVAVYDTDVFALLTAMMLLTTIWILFYLFRTSRGPDAVPYLDSHAGPIWLQGGLVLFGICTLVMDVFKTGYYSSFYECQSAIKILHPIIQFLFVIVQTYFLWVSAKDCIHAHLDLTRCGLMFTLATNLAIWMAAVVDESVHHTHSDGDNTSYARLTSTAERAGSTSGEACPCNTTFCQIFQRGYFYLYPFNIEYSLFASTMVYVMWKNVGRLIGPSHGGSHGHGHTPFFASLFQETFFIGPVLGLLIFVIGVGVFIMYEVQVNGDTSGTQQALILYYSFNVACLGLMTLVSLGGSIIYRFDQRTMDHHKNPSRTVDVTLLMGAALGQYAIAYYSIVAVVVATPRDLLGGLNLSYSLLMIAQHTFQNVFIIESLHRGPPSMQGNPPEEPVYGLTYANQDALQSLPAYPPTPGLVGPTAAGPQEAVTIISAPQKNWRRKCLKDISLFLLMCNVILWIMPAFGVRPHFNNEVEMDFYGYSLWTAIVNICLPFGIFYRMHAVSNLLEVYVLS from the exons ATGTCGGAGGAGCTGGTCCCGGGCACCAAGGAAAGCACACATCCCCTCGGACCCACGCCTCgggagggatggaagaagggCGGCCGGATGCTGTCGGTACTGCTGTCTGTCAACGTGCTGCTTTTCGCCTGCACTCTCATAAGCAGCGGCGCCTTCAACAAGGTGGCGGTGTATGACACAGATGTGTTCGCACTGCTTACGGCCATGATGCTCCTCACCACCATCTGGATTCTCTTTTACCTCTTCCGAACCTCCCGAGGCCCCGATGCTGTCCCCTACCTGGATTCCCACGCAGGACCAATCTGGCTCCAAG GTGGGCTGGTCCTGTTTGGTATCTGTACCCTGGTCATGGATGTCTTCAAAACAGGCTATTATTCCAGTTTCTATGAGTGTCAATCAGCCATCAAGATCCTACATCCAATCATACAATTCCTATTTGTCATTGTTCAG ACATACTTCCTCTGGGTCTCAGCTAAGGATTGTATTCATGCCCACCTAGACCTGACCCG GTGTGGTCTCATGTTCACACTGGCCACCAACCTGGCCATCTGGATGGCAGCTGTGGTGGATGAATCTGTTCACCACACACACTCTGATGGTGACAATACCAGCTATGCCCGCCTTACTTCTACTG CAGAACGGGCAGGCAGCACATCGGGGGAGGCCTGTCCTTGCAACACAACCTTCTGTCAGATCTTTCAGCGGGGTTACTTCTACCTGTATCCCTTTAACATCGAGTACAGCCTCTTCGCCTCCACAATGGTCTACGTCATGTGGAAGAACGTGGGGCGCCTGATAGGCCCTTCCCACGGCGGTAGCCATGGCCACGGCCACACACCATTCTTTGCCAGCCTCTTCCAGGAAACTTTCTTCATTGGACCTGTGCTGGGCTTGCTCATATTTGTGATAGGGGTGGGGGTCTTCATTATGTATGAAGTCCAGGTGAATGGGGACACGAGTGGGACCCAGCAGGCCCTGATCCTCTATTACAGCTTTAACGTGGCCTGCCTGGGCCTTATGACCCTCGTCAGCCTTGGGGGCTCTATCATCTACCGTTTTGACCAAAGGACAATGGACCACCACAAGAACCCATCTCGTACAGTCGACGTAACTCTGCTGATGGGGGCTGCTCTTGGGCAGTATGCCATCGCTTACTATTCTATTGTGGCTGTCGTGGTGGCCACCCCCAGGGACCTACTGGGTGGGCTGAACCTCTCCTATTCCTTGCTAATGATTGCCCAGCACACCTTCCAGAATGTCTTCATCATTGAGAGCCTCCACCGAGGCCCCCCTTCCATGCAGGGAAACCCACCCGAAGAGCCCGTCTATGGCCTCACCTATGCCAATCAGGATGCCCTCCAGTCCTTGCCTGCCTACCCACCCACTCCTGGGCTGGTGGGCCCCACCGCTGCTGGCCCTCAGGAGGCAGTAACCATTATCTCAGCCCCCCAGAAGAACTGGAGGCGCAAGTGCCTGAAGGATATTTCACTATTTCTCCTGATGTGCAACGTGATT CTCTGGATCATGCCTGCCTTTGGTGTCCGCCCTCATTtcaacaatgaagtggaaatggATTTCTATGGTTACTCTCTGTGGACTGCCATTGTCAACATCTGCCTTCCCTTTGGAATCTTCTACCGAATGCATGCCGTCTCCAACTTGCTGGAAGTCTATGTCCTATCCTGA